The segment cttcttgatccaaaccagtcaggtttcaagactggtcattcaactgagactgctcttctctgtgtaacggaggctctccgcactgctaaagctaactctctctcctctgctcttattcttctagacctatccgctgcctttgatactgtgaaccatcagatcctcctctccaccctctctgagttgggcatctccggcgctgctcactcttggattgcgtcctaccggACAGGTCGCTcttaccaggtggcgtggcgagaatctgtctccgcactacgtgctctcaccactggtgtcccccagggctcagttctaggccctctcctattctctctatacaccaagtcacttggctctgtcatatcctcacatggtctctcctatcattgctacgcagacgacacacaattaattttctcctttcccccttctgataaccaggtggcgaatcgcatctctgcatgtctggcagacatataagtgtggatgtcggatcaccacctcaagctgaacctcggcaagacggagctgctcttcgtcccggggaaggactgcccgctccatgatctcgctatcacggttgacaactccattgtgtcctcctcccagagtgcaaagagccttggcgtgaccctggacaacaccctgtcgttctctgcttacatcaaagcggtgacccgatcctgcaggttcatgctctacaacattcgcagagtacgaccctaccttacacagaaagcggcacaggtcctaatccaggcacttgtcatctcccgtctggattactgcaactcgctgttggctgggctccctgcctgtgccattaaacccctacaacttatccagaacgccgcagcccgtctggtgttcgaccttcctaagttctctcatgtcaccccgctcctccgtacactccactggcttccagttgaagctcgcatctgctacaagaccatggtgcttgcctacggagctgtgaggggaacggcacctccttaccttcaggctctgatcagaccctacacccaaacgagggcactacgttcatccacctctggcctgctagctcccctacctctacagaagcacagttcccgctcagcccagtcaaagctatttgctgctctggcaccccaatggtggaacaagctcccccacgacgccaggacagcggagtcactgaccaccttccggagacacttgaaaccctacctctttaaggaatacctggaatagtataaagcaatccttctaccccccccctcccccacctccccataaaaaaaagaagtaagtcgctctggataagagcgtctgctaaatgatgtaaatgtgatatagaGAGTATTACCATTGTAGAAGATGCTCTTGTCCATGGGCTCCATGAACTCCATCCCTATGACGCTCTCAAAAAACAGTTTGTCTCTCACAACGTATTCCATGTCCCGATGGGCCTACAGGGAACACAACAAAACATCaggtaagggtgtgtgtgtgtgtgtgctaaagtGATTATAACAGATCCCAAGAAGTGGGTCatggtgtgtgtttgttctgGTGTGTTTATATCTGACATGGTCTATGACAGATCCTAGGAAACGGTTCATGGTGTGGTAGGCTTTGGTGCTCTGGTCAAAGGGGTGTCCTGAGGCTGCGTCCACCAACCGCGATGGCCCAGTTCTCTGTTAGAGACAGACCGATGCAGAGGCACGTTCAAGGCGATAAAACACAAGATAATATTCAGATAAACACATTGTATAGAACGGACAAAAAATATCTGTCATGTTGATTATAATGATattaaacaacacacacacacacacacacacacacacacacacacacacacacacacagagccccaCCCTGCTGAGAGGCTCCAGGATGCGGTCGTACTGCTGGCGTAGTCGGCTGGTGATGGAGATCTGGAAGGTCTGAGTGTCTGTGTTGGGAAGGAGACCTCTCTGACCACACAGAGACTCCTacagggagcgagagggagaaagGGTTGAATAGCCTTTTATATCATAACAAAATACACACATCCCAATCTCATACCCActcgctcgctctgtctgtctctctgtgtgtacgCACGGCCTCTCTCTTGAGGTTGATGTTCATCTCCTCCATGTTGGTGTCAGCGTGGCTGTGGACGGAGCGCCCGtggatgtagtaaccaaaacaccTGTGGGACAGCAGCAACACCGAGATCTAAGACAGAAGAAAAACTTTATTTAAACGACTGACAGCATTACAACAGCAGCAGGAGCAGTTCATCATCAGCCCATTTCACTTTTACAAAATGTCCACGGCAGTTGAGACACACACAAAATGTACATGCTGCTGAGAGTGATACTCACGTTGCTGATGGAGCAAAGGTCCACAAACTGGCGGATCTTATCCTCCACAAAACGCTCATGGAACGCAGCGAAGAAAATTATCTGCAGAGAGAACgtgaaacacacacagagtgagaaaGCCTGTCCAGAGACACACTGGTGACAGGTCCGACGTCTGCAGTTCATAGGGGTGTACCTACCTGCAGCAGTCCCATGCAGAGCCAGAGTGTGGCAGCCAGGCCGTAGCGCAGCGTCAGGCTGTAGGGAGGGAAGTAGGACTGAGGGGGGCGCTGGAGATCTGACCATGGGTCCCTCAGGGCCAGACTGGAGAAGCCAACCACCTAGatacacagggagagagaaagagagcgcgagagagtcacagagagagagtgttaagAAAGTGATTTGAAATATAACAGGAGTGAGTGCTGCCATTTCTCTGAAGGGAAAGAaccaaagagagagggaaggagggtgtgTACCTCTAGTAGGAAGAGCACAGCCATGATCTGGAAGGTGGGGCTGATCTTGCGTATGGTCTGAATCTCATTCCACTCATTGGCCACAAAGTAGGTCCTCCAGATGCTGACAGGAGATGGGTCGCGCTTCGCCTCACCGTTGCCATCGCCTGACAACAACCCACATTTCTGCTCACTTCCAtttcagagagacagagggctaAAACAACTTTCAGAGAAAAGGGGAAAAGGCGTTTCTTGACTACGTACCCTGGATGGTCTTGTTGGCTTTGCCGCGCGGTCTCTCCCAGTCTATGAAGAAGATATCCACTGACAACTGCTGGATTAGCTTATGGAGAAACTGCACAgtctggaggagaggaagacattTTAGACCAGTGGTAATCAAACTTTTTCAGCAGGGACCCCTTTTCTTTCGGCAGGATTTCTTGTGACTCACAAATCTATTGACCGATATTAACAAACGATATTGTGTGTGGGTTTGGGTGTGTGCATGTGGTGTTCAATCATGTGGTGTTCCTAGGTGTGGATTGATGAGGCCTTCAGATCTTCTCTTATGCCATTGGCACCTATGCCACCGCCTTGGGAAAAAATGTCATAAGCTTTGTTTCATGAAATTGTGAAATAATATATTATTAGGATTCTTGGCATCATAACGACGATAATGAGAGGAGTTGGACTGCAAGTTTCAACAGATTCACCTATATTAACAACAGCCCTATTTTCCTGACAGTTTTCCCATAGGTGTGCCACAAAGCGCAGCTCGGTATCCTTAGTGTTGGCACACAAAACAGAAAAGTCTTTGAATTTTGGAACTAGATGTTCATACACTTGTTTGAGGACGTTGCAGCATGTCATCCCACCCACTAGGGGGGGACAGCCTGCTTGAGCTCTTATTACCATCATCTATGCCTAAATTGGCTTTACGTGGTTTGAATAACCAATTGATATATTTACACAACCTTAAAATCTGTAAATGGCCATTTTTACACCAACAAATAACATTCAATTTATTTTGATCTCTTATTAAAAGTAAGAGAACCAATAAACACATTTACTAAATAACATTACATTTTTCAAATAATCTGTACTGtaatatcccccccaaaaaatgtatatcATAATTTCCCCATTTTCttttaaaatatatatctatttttttacGTGGTGACCCCACTGCAATTCCCCCGTGCCCACACTAGGGGTCACAGccccgactttgaataccactgttTTAGACAAATAGAAACATACACATACAGGCCTATTATACACATAACTCAACCTGTCAACAGGGTGGGAAGGCCTCACCTTGAGAGCGAAGGCACAGCCCACATACGCCATAAACCTCTCCTCCTGCGGACCTGGCAACGGTAGCAGCACTGACACAAAATGCTGGgcctagacagacacacacacacacagcataaaaCACtgcagagagggaaggaagggatggggagaggaaaagaggaggggaggagaagagaaagacTTGCCTCCACCGTCTGAGTGTGCAGCccaggtgaagagaggagagaaaaactTGAATAAAATCATAATCCGTATAAATAGGAGTAAAGACTAGAGACAGGTCAGAGGTAAAGCTGTACAAGAGGGTGAAAGGTCTGCGGGGTCTCCGTCTACCTTATAGAAGATGAGCCAGTACAGGCCTGTTCCCACGGTGATGATGAAGAAGACATTAGCCAGATCACCAGCATAAAACAACAGGAACTTCAATACAGTCTGAGAGCAAGAAAAACAGAGGGGTGGGAGATGGAGtaaaatagagagggagaggtggagagagagagagaggcaaagagagagataggcagagagagagggagagaggcggagagagaggggtggagagagagaagcagagagaggcagagagagagagcgaggcggagagagagagagagagagggggaggcagagagagaggcagagatagagagagaggcagagatagagagagagaggcagagagagaggcagagatagagagagagaggcagagagagagagagaggcagagagaggcagagagagagcagagagagagagaggcagagagagagaggcagagagggagaggcagagagggggagaggcagagagagagagaggcagagatagagaggcgagagagagaggcagagaggcggagagagagaggcagagagggagaggcagagagggagaggcagagagagagaggcagagaggcagagagagagagaggcagagagagagaggcagagagggagaggcagagagagaggcagagagagagagagagaggcagagagagaggcggagagagagaggcagagagagagaggcggagagagagagagagagagagaggcggagagagagagagagaggtggagagagagagagagaggcagagaggcggagagagagaggcggagagagagagagaggtcagggaAAATATATGACAAACATGCAATTGAATTCTACAACTAAATAAATGCATTTGGGGGTTTAAGGGTTAAAAGTCAATGGTTACAGGTCAAAGGTCAGGTACCTCCATGTCAATGAGAGGAGATCCAATCCTCCTCTTCCAGCTGGCTGTCTTCACCAGGGAATACAGAACAGAAACGCCACCCAACACACCTAGGgcgatctacacacacacacacactaatcattATGGTCTTCACTAtgtgcctcctgtagctcagttggtagagcatggcgcttgcaacgccagggttgtgtgttcgattcccacgggggggccagtatgaaaaaatttatgcactcactaactgtaagtcgctctggataagagcgtctgctaaatgactaaaatgtaaatgtaatacatgcAAATCACAACAGCATTACCCTTCTGGTTCTCTGCCCCCTGGTTACCATGGTTACTCACATCAGTCTTCATGTGAGCCTCAGTCTGGTCCATCTCATACTCCACAGCAAACGACACCTAGAACACACAGCAGTTACAGTGGGatcagggatgtgtgtgtgtgatgtgataggtgtgtgtggtgtgtgtgatgtgtttgtgtgtgtgtgttactcacaGAGACAGTCTGTGTGTTTGGGTCAGTGATGAGGACATCTGAGTAggtcacagagaggagaggagggaacacCTGCCCCTTCTGAGTCCCTGGCACCAGCTGGAACCTATGTCACAAACACATCATGTTTTCACACCCTGCTAACATCGATGAAGGCATGTAGTCCCACAtggatgtgtgtttgtgcgtgcaacTCACCCAATCCTGATGCTGCTTGCGATGCGTATGACTTTTGGCAGAGAGCTGAGgctcttctctctcccactcagaGTGTCCACCAGTAACACACGCCTCGATAGGTACCAGTCGTTCAagttacctacacacacacacatcagttaTTCAAGATACTTGTTGAGGGAGAAAGGGTTTAAAACAAATGTACCCCCCCCACTCACCCCGGTTGATGAACTTCCTGTTGTATTCTTGGTTGAGGTTGCGTGTGGGGAGGGGGAgcagtctcctgtcctctcctcggcTCAGATCCACAAACACATCATAGAATAAAGGCTCAGCATACACACTCAACAGGTCTGCTATGGAgagaacacactacacacacacacacacacacacgtaacagAATAGGCGCTGAGTGAGAATGCGAAACAACTCTGTCACCATGAGAGAACACTACAACATGTGTTAAAGAGATCGAGACAGGGCTTGacttggacaggagctcactggagccgagtaccggcacctcacatGTTCTACtacttgagctcctgttcctcgtATAGAATATtaactcaaaagtattgtggagctcctgcacctaaatataaacagtaccggcacccaaaatgagtcccgaaacctatttcagtccaagtcaagcactggataGAACTAGACATAGCCACTCACAGTCTCCTGGTAGGCAGTGCCAAAGGTGTAAGCTGCCTCCTGTCTCCTGGCAGTGTCTGGACAGAGCTGGAAGAGGAGACATTTGTCACTTTCCTCATGTCAAAACTAATAATGATAATGACTGATCTATGACTGAGCTGTATCATGAAACACTGGCGTCTCAACACTGGAACCAACAGTGTGATGGAAAGACGACCACCTTTAGGTTAGACTCACTCAGGGCTCTGCCCCCACCCTCCGGTCGTTacaaatattactacagtagacaGCTCAGCTTGAAGGTCAATATGAATGTGTGTGATTATGAGACTGCAAAGTGTGGCAATGCAAGACTAGCCTTCACTAGGCAGACTCATGATGAACTTCCTGTTTTACCTGCAGGTTGTTTCCTCCCACTTTCTCCCATTGGAGGAAGTCTCCTCTGGCGTTGTAGACAGCAGCCACTAGGTTGATGTCTGTATTCTGAGAAAGAGTGACAACACACGTAGAATCGGAGTAATCATCATAGGTGTTGTGGTAATAGTGTtgggtcaatgtgtgtgtgtgttactgaccCTGTTGCGTCCCTTGAAGCTGAATCCAGTGGGAAGTGGCTCTGTCTGCAGCACGCGGTTGGCTAGACCCGGCTGGTCCCCGTAGTAAAGCCATGGGAGATTGGCTCTCCTAAAGTCACAGGGGCAGGAATGGACAGTTCCATTGACTGATCTACTCCAGCTTTTACATCATTGGTTCAAAACAGGGGTTAGAGACTCCAGAGCAAGAGTAGATCTTTGGAAGGTGTTTTAGGGGTTATAGGTTAGGGGTCAGAAAAGGGGTTAGAGATGACCAGTAGGATATGTCCTGTGTAGACCCCAGGGAAGCGGTAGCTCTGAAGATGGTGTTGTAGAGACCACAGGCATCATTGGCCACGCTGCCGAAGGAGTGCATGTTCATCACACACATGTTCCCCAGTGCCTGGCATGCTGTCAGGTTAGTATACACCTGTACAATGCACACATACCAACACGGTCAGGTTAgagaacacacaccacacactgacaAGTGCACGTAGATCGTAAAGGGACAGAAAGGTGAACAGGTATTTGAGAGGTTTTATAATTTACCAAGCAGGCAGCTGCTGAAGAGTAGAGGTTCGTGGAGAACCATGCCGACTGCACAGGAATGGACTACAGGGGGAACATACCACAGAGAGTATTACTATACCTCCACAGTAACATAATTACAGCAGACTCACTGATGCTCTGAccccagtttttcaaaagttacAGTATCTATCTGGATTTTGcctatcggataggattaaagcatagaaatagaatgaatacaatggaagtccccattcaagtcaatgattcatctgttctattcattatatttctatgcatttaatcctatccgataggCAAAATCCAGATAGATAACCTTTGCAAAACTGGGCCCTGTTGTGCTGACTTACCAGCTCAGCATAGTTGACGTTTGGGTTCACGGCTGTTTGGAGGTTGTTGGGAAGGAAACACAAACCTCCAGCCTGTAAAGAAACACGACATATGATTCACGGATGCTCTAGACTTGTGTTTCATTTTAAACCCATACATGACACACACGCGTAGTATAGAGGGTGGGCTCACCAGGATGTTGGAGCCACACATACAGGACTGAGAGGTGTTGATGAAGGAAGCCTGGCATCTCTGACACCTGACAGAGACAAGAGAGCAGAGtcagacatagacagacagacgggcatTAAACAGTTCAAGCAGCAGAATCTGAATAAGTCATGCCATCAGAGTTTAGAGCAGAAACATCAGTTGTTCTGCAGGAAGACTTGGCTGTGTCTGGTACCTGTCTCCGTAGCTATCGGGGGCTGAGAGGGCAGGTTCAGCTCCATTACACACCTCACACCTGGCCTCTTCCAGAGGGTTCCCCTTGACAtcccgctccactacagcacaACAAAACAGCATTAGTATCACACAGCACCGCACCAGAAACACCATCACATCCCCTGTAGACGTGGCTCCTCTAGCTGCTGTCTCACCCAGTATACTCCCAGCTTTACTCACCCAGTATACTCCCAGCTTTACTCACCCAGTATACTCCCAGACGGGCACTGACAGGTTCCCTGCTCAGTCAGACTGCCCGGACAGAGGATACACCCATAGCCATCCTCTGTTACTGCCTACAGGAGACGGGCAGAACAACACATGCAGTTcagcaccagtggaggctgctgaggggataacggctcataataatggctggaacgtagcaaatggaatggcatcaaacacatagaaaccatgtgtttgatgtatttgataccattcccctTATTCCGCTCCacccattaccatgagcccgtcctccccaattaaggtgccaccaacctcatgTGTTCAGCACACTTCCCAGGACAATCTGTATTGACTGAGACCTTTAAAACTGGTCGGTGAACGATAAGTACATTGAAATAGCTGATATTGTAATGTATTATATGGTGTGATGTATTGTCTAGAAGTACGGAATCAGAACATACCCGTTTTTCTAGTGGACACTGCTGACAGGTGATGGAAGCTCCGTTGGTGGCAAGAACTCTGAACCCAGTCACACATTCACAAGACAGACCTGATGAAGGAGGAAAGGGTAATTGGTTAACACAAGAGATTATAACAGTGGACACAGCTGTAGGTTACGTTGTAAACCATCAGCGCCATTTCTCTCAGCAAACAAGATCTGCAGTAATCTTATTGACTGATGAACTAACTAACATAGTCTAAATGTAGGACAATGCAACATATGCCAGGGCAAAATTGTCAGCTTTAGCTAGCAGGCCAGTTTACACTATATTagcatgctaactagctagctagccaggtgGTTTACTGCAATACATTCCTCCCGTATGATTCGCTGCTGCTGTATTTAAGTACTATTTAGCAAAGATGGTTTAGCCTGTTCTATTATTACACGTAACGTTTTAAACAATACGGTTGAATCTACAACAAACCCGGACTGGAGTAGATTGGCGTACTGCTAAAAAGCTAGCCAGTTACTGACAGTAaccaacaacaacaccaccaGTGATAAACGCACCCGTTGCACTCGTCCTCTGGTTCGGTCCGCATTTCACACAGGACAGACTGGAGATGTCATAGAACTGTTCCACGCCGCAGTCTGCAGGACGCTGAAACGAAATCGTAAATTGCTGGGAGTGAAGTAGGTTTGATTTTATTGTTAGAAATAGTGCCAATCTGCAGATGTACACAAGTAGCGTCCCCGTCGCCATGGTAGATAAACTGACTTCCTGTTATTTTACCCACAACCCCTTCTGGCTTTTTGGGCGCGTGCTCGCGCCATTTTGACcgcgcctccctccctccccataaaACCGTGCGCATGCGGCAGATCATGCAAAGAGTATGGTCGGGCTCGAGAAGGGCAACTTTTCCGTTAGTCAGCATCAAAGATAATTACGATATAAAGGTTAAAATACAAAGAAGCCAGAGTTTTTATGGTTGACATCTGGTGAGTAATTTGAGGAGTTGAGCTGTTTACCTTTTTACCTGAAATATTCTCTAAAATGTCGTGGCACAGGGCAGGCTAGCTAGTCTCATTTCACAGCCACTGTGTCTCctgactagctaactagctagccaaccagGTGTTCTTCATAATAATCACCCACGTGCCAGCGTTCATCAGTTATCCTGTTGTTTACCAAACGTGTTTCATTTCAATGGAAATTCAGGAATTTGGAGAATATAAGCAATAATAATGTGCCCATTCAAATGTTTATCCTTTGTTGCTTTTCTTAGAATGTATTAAATAACTCTATTTCTACTTCATGTTAAAGACCGTTTGTTTATCTGTTTCCAGATCTCTGGTTGCCAGATAAAAGAAGCAAAATATGACCATAATACTTCGGTTGCAGGGTCTGAACATTGAGGCCGGGACTGAAGACATACGCAGATTCTTTACCAACTTGTACATCCCAGAAGGTGGTGTATACATTATAGGAGGACACCTTGGTGAAGCGTTCATTGTGTTCACTACAGAGAGAGATGGCCAGCATGCAATGCGGCGCTCTGGAACTATTCTTCGAGGGT is part of the Coregonus clupeaformis isolate EN_2021a chromosome 28, ASM2061545v1, whole genome shotgun sequence genome and harbors:
- the LOC121542330 gene encoding meckelin-like isoform X5, whose protein sequence is MATGTLLVYICRLALFLTIKSNLLHSQQFTISFQRPADCGVEQFYDISSLSCVKCGPNQRTSATGLSCECVTGFRVLATNGASITCQQCPLEKRAVTEDGYGCILCPGSLTEQGTCQCPSGSILVERDVKGNPLEEARCEVCNGAEPALSAPDSYGDRCQRCQASFINTSQSCMCGSNILAGGLCFLPNNLQTAVNPNVNYAELSIPVQSAWFSTNLYSSAAACLVYTNLTACQALGNMCVMNMHSFGSVANDACGLYNTIFRATASLGSTQDISYWRANLPWLYYGDQPGLANRVLQTEPLPTGFSFKGRNRNTDINLVAAVYNARGDFLQWEKVGGNNLQLCPDTARRQEAAYTFGTAYQETCVLSIADLLSVYAEPLFYDVFVDLSRGEDRRLLPLPTRNLNQEYNRKFINRGNLNDWYLSRRVLLVDTLSGREKSLSSLPKVIRIASSIRIGFQLVPGTQKGQVFPPLLSVTYSDVLITDPNTQTVSVSFAVEYEMDQTEAHMKTDIALGVLGGVSVLYSLVKTASWKRRIGSPLIDMETVLKFLLFYAGDLANVFFIITVGTGLYWLIFYKTVEAQHFVSVLLPLPGPQEERFMAYVGCAFALKTVQFLHKLIQQLSVDIFFIDWERPRGKANKTIQGDGNGEAKRDPSPVSIWRTYFVANEWNEIQTIRKISPTFQIMAVLFLLEVVGFSSLALRDPWSDLQRPPQSYFPPYSLTLRYGLAATLWLCMGLLQIIFFAAFHERFVEDKIRQFVDLCSISNISVLLLSHRCFGYYIHGRSVHSHADTNMEEMNINLKREAVRTHRETDRASESLCVVREVSFPTQTLRPSRSPSPADYASSTTASWSLSAGELGHRGWWTQPQDTPLTRAPKPTTP